One Antarctobacter heliothermus DNA segment encodes these proteins:
- the araD gene encoding L-arabinonate dehydratase — MTFKPAQWPRTLRSQAWYGGTSRDVIYHRGWLKNQGYPDDLFDGRPVIGILNTWSELTPCNGHLRDLAEKVKAGIWEAGGFPVEVPVFSASENTFRPTAMMFRNLAALSIEEQIRGQPMDGCVLLVGCDKTTPSLLMAAASCDLPSIVVTGGPMLNGYFQGERVGSGTHLWKFSEAVKAGEMTQEEFLEAEQSMSRSTGSCNTMGTASTMASMAEALGMALSGNAAIPAVDSRRRVMAQLSGRRIVQMVKDDLKPSDILTKPAFENAIRTNGAIGGSTNAVVHLLAIAGRVGIDLTLDDWDRCGRDVATIVNLLPSGKYLMEEFFYAGGLPVVLKRLGEADLLHREALTVSGGAIWDEVKEARNWNEDVILPVDKALTTQGGIAVLNGNLAPKGAVLKPSAASPHLMQHRGRAVVFEDIDDYKAKIEDDALDIDETCVMVLKNCGPKGYPGMAEVGNMGLPPKVLRRGITDMVRISDARMSGTAYGTVILHTSPEAATGGPLAVVRDGDMIEVDVPARRLHLDIPEAELQARLADWQPSHERAESGYAWLHQQHVEGADSGADLDFLKGCRGAPVGKDSH, encoded by the coding sequence ATGACATTCAAACCCGCACAATGGCCCCGTACTCTGCGCAGCCAGGCATGGTACGGCGGCACCTCGCGCGATGTGATTTATCATCGCGGCTGGCTCAAGAACCAAGGCTATCCTGATGACCTGTTCGACGGACGGCCTGTTATTGGCATCCTCAACACATGGTCTGAGCTGACGCCCTGCAACGGCCACCTGCGCGACCTTGCCGAAAAGGTAAAGGCGGGCATCTGGGAGGCCGGTGGCTTTCCGGTCGAGGTACCGGTGTTCTCGGCCTCCGAGAACACCTTTCGCCCCACCGCGATGATGTTCCGCAACCTTGCCGCCCTGTCGATCGAGGAACAGATCCGTGGCCAGCCAATGGACGGCTGCGTCCTGCTGGTGGGCTGTGACAAGACCACGCCGTCGCTGCTGATGGCGGCGGCCTCCTGCGATCTGCCGTCGATTGTCGTCACGGGCGGGCCGATGCTGAACGGCTATTTTCAGGGGGAACGCGTCGGTTCGGGCACACACCTGTGGAAATTCTCCGAGGCCGTGAAGGCCGGTGAAATGACGCAAGAGGAGTTCCTTGAGGCCGAGCAGAGCATGTCGCGCTCTACCGGTTCTTGCAACACGATGGGCACCGCATCGACCATGGCCAGCATGGCCGAGGCGCTGGGCATGGCGCTGTCCGGCAATGCTGCAATACCTGCGGTGGATTCTCGCCGCCGCGTCATGGCGCAACTGTCCGGGCGGCGTATCGTTCAGATGGTCAAGGATGACCTGAAACCCTCTGACATCCTGACCAAACCGGCGTTTGAAAACGCCATCCGCACCAACGGCGCGATTGGCGGGTCAACCAACGCGGTCGTCCACCTTTTGGCCATCGCCGGACGCGTGGGCATCGACCTGACGCTGGACGACTGGGACCGCTGCGGACGTGACGTGGCAACAATCGTCAACCTGTTGCCCTCGGGCAAATACCTGATGGAAGAGTTCTTTTACGCGGGCGGCCTGCCCGTTGTTCTCAAACGTCTGGGAGAAGCAGATTTGTTGCACCGTGAGGCGCTGACGGTGTCCGGCGGGGCGATCTGGGATGAAGTCAAAGAAGCGCGCAACTGGAATGAGGATGTGATCCTGCCGGTTGACAAGGCGCTGACCACGCAAGGCGGGATTGCCGTTCTCAATGGGAATCTTGCCCCCAAGGGCGCTGTGCTGAAACCCTCTGCCGCCTCGCCGCACCTGATGCAGCATCGCGGCCGCGCCGTGGTGTTCGAGGACATCGACGACTACAAAGCCAAGATTGAAGACGACGCACTGGACATTGATGAGACCTGCGTCATGGTGCTGAAAAATTGCGGCCCCAAAGGGTATCCCGGCATGGCCGAGGTGGGTAACATGGGACTGCCACCCAAGGTGTTGAGGCGCGGGATCACCGACATGGTCCGCATTTCAGACGCCCGAATGTCTGGCACCGCCTATGGCACCGTGATCCTGCACACATCCCCGGAGGCGGCCACCGGCGGCCCGCTGGCCGTGGTCCGCGACGGCGACATGATCGAGGTCGACGTCCCTGCCCGCCGCCTGCATCTGGACATCCCGGAAGCCGAATTGCAGGCCCGTCTGGCAGACTGGCAGCCCAGCCATGAGCGCGCCGAAAGCGGTTATGCCTGGCTGCATCAACAACACGTCGAAGGCGCGGACAGCGGTGCCGACCTCGACTTTCTCAAGGGGTGCCGTGGGGCGCCCGTCGGAAAGGACTCGCATTGA
- a CDS encoding ABC transporter permease → MTDNTQTPQDTHSKTAQTPSVDHAAIDESITLRQEVSGIGAILRTQPFWVFVAILAIGVVMTFVSDAFLTERNMFNITRNMAFFGIMALGMSAVICTAGIDLSVGSLMGLCAINLALVLQAGWGVEVGFLACMLTAAVVGFINGVLIAYVRLAPFVVTLGMLAMSRSIAMVISNNKMVYEFGPDQDLFEQIGGGSLLGVPNVVWVLTAMTLFFLWVWRYSEWGRWVIAIGGNAHAAKLSGIPVERVIVSVYMVCSMCTGVAAFMFIGYTGSATNGMGATYELNVIAASVIGGANLMGGVVYALGAPIGAALVELIRNSLLLAGIPALWQQFFVGLFLILAVLLEQLRNRGGK, encoded by the coding sequence ATGACCGACAATACACAGACCCCGCAAGACACACATAGCAAGACCGCGCAGACACCGTCGGTCGACCACGCGGCCATCGACGAAAGCATCACGCTAAGGCAAGAAGTGTCCGGCATCGGTGCCATTCTGCGGACCCAGCCGTTCTGGGTTTTTGTGGCGATTTTGGCCATCGGCGTCGTCATGACATTCGTCTCTGACGCCTTTCTAACCGAACGCAACATGTTCAACATCACCCGCAACATGGCCTTTTTCGGCATTATGGCTTTGGGTATGTCGGCGGTGATCTGCACCGCGGGCATCGACCTGTCTGTCGGATCCTTGATGGGCCTTTGCGCCATCAACCTTGCGCTTGTCCTGCAGGCCGGTTGGGGCGTCGAGGTGGGCTTTCTTGCCTGTATGCTGACCGCCGCCGTGGTGGGGTTCATCAATGGCGTGTTGATCGCCTATGTCCGGCTGGCGCCTTTTGTGGTGACGCTGGGAATGTTGGCCATGTCGCGGTCCATCGCCATGGTCATTTCCAACAACAAGATGGTCTACGAATTCGGCCCGGATCAGGATCTGTTCGAACAGATCGGCGGCGGCAGTCTGCTGGGCGTGCCCAATGTGGTTTGGGTGCTGACGGCCATGACCCTCTTTTTTCTTTGGGTCTGGCGCTATTCGGAATGGGGTCGCTGGGTCATCGCCATCGGTGGCAACGCCCACGCAGCCAAGCTGTCGGGCATCCCGGTCGAGCGCGTGATCGTCTCTGTCTACATGGTCTGTTCCATGTGTACCGGCGTCGCGGCCTTCATGTTCATCGGCTACACCGGGTCGGCCACCAACGGCATGGGTGCCACCTATGAATTGAACGTCATCGCGGCCAGCGTGATCGGCGGCGCCAATCTGATGGGCGGCGTGGTCTATGCGCTTGGCGCGCCCATCGGGGCCGCACTGGTCGAGCTGATCCGAAATTCGCTTCTGCTGGCCGGAATTCCGGCCCTGTGGCAGCAATTCTTTGTCGGACTGTTCCTCATTTTGGCTGTCCTTCTGGAACAGCTCCGCAATCGCGGGGGCAAATAA
- a CDS encoding Gfo/Idh/MocA family protein, which translates to MDIALVGIGKIAVDQHVPAINASPDWTLAATVSRQGSVDGVDSYTDFAQMLAERPEIRVVSLCLPPVPRFGYAAAALAAGRHVMLEKPPGASLSECHRLIELARAQGVTLYATWHSREAAMVAPAKAWLTDKTMTRMTVTWKEDVRRWHPGQDWIWEPGGLGVFDPGINALSIVTEILPDPIHLTAATLEVPENKQGPIAASLRFAHPKGADVSAVFDWRQDGDQTWTIEVETDAGTLALHDGGARMVINGQEHRAEGPTLEGEYPRLYANMAGLVATGDSDVDLAPMRHVADAFLLGRRETVAPFHD; encoded by the coding sequence ATGGACATCGCACTCGTAGGCATCGGCAAGATCGCGGTGGATCAACATGTCCCGGCAATCAATGCCTCACCTGACTGGACCCTTGCCGCCACGGTGTCCCGCCAAGGAAGCGTGGATGGCGTCGACAGCTACACCGACTTTGCCCAGATGCTCGCCGAGCGGCCAGAGATCCGGGTTGTCTCGCTCTGCCTTCCGCCGGTGCCGCGCTTTGGCTATGCCGCCGCCGCCCTTGCCGCTGGTCGCCATGTCATGCTGGAAAAGCCGCCCGGCGCGTCGTTGTCGGAATGTCACCGACTGATTGAATTGGCCCGAGCGCAGGGGGTCACTTTGTACGCCACTTGGCATTCGCGCGAGGCGGCGATGGTCGCCCCCGCCAAGGCGTGGCTGACCGACAAGACCATGACCCGCATGACCGTGACATGGAAAGAGGACGTGCGCCGTTGGCATCCCGGTCAGGACTGGATCTGGGAACCGGGTGGCCTTGGCGTGTTTGATCCGGGCATCAATGCACTGTCCATCGTGACGGAAATCCTGCCCGATCCCATCCACCTGACCGCCGCCACGCTGGAAGTGCCGGAAAACAAGCAAGGGCCGATTGCGGCTAGCCTGCGGTTTGCCCACCCAAAGGGTGCCGATGTCAGCGCGGTCTTTGACTGGCGACAGGACGGCGACCAGACTTGGACAATCGAGGTAGAAACCGATGCAGGCACGCTTGCCCTGCATGACGGCGGCGCGCGTATGGTCATCAACGGTCAGGAGCATCGCGCCGAAGGCCCGACGCTGGAAGGTGAATACCCACGCCTTTACGCCAACATGGCTGGCCTTGTCGCCACTGGCGACAGCGACGTGGATCTGGCACCCATGCGCCATGTGGCCGATGCCTTTTTGCTGGGACGCCGCGAAACCGTTGCCCCGTTCCACGACTGA
- the mmsB gene encoding multiple monosaccharide ABC transporter permease has translation MDIAEHGADAPQKQGISDYLVRHLREYGLLFALIAIMGFFQIVTGGTLLKPVNVTNLLLQNSYIVIMALGMLIVIVSGNIDLSVGSVMGFVGALAAVMIVEWEQSTAVTMITCMIAGGLIGAAQGYWIAYWKIPSFIVTLAGMLVFRGASLWLLEGQSLGPFPREFQMLSNGFVPDIFPAGFSATVAELLGQKRINVLAFGTGLVAAALILWMELKARAQNRAYGVMGEPNAFFIARIGIISIALIFILFKLSTFRGLPNVLITMGVLTIIYAFFTERTVMGRRIYALGGNEKAAKLSGIKTERLTFLAFTNMGVLAAIAGMVFAARLNSATPKAGFALELDVIAAVFIGGASMSGGVGKIVGAVVGAFLMGVLNNGMSIMGIGIDYQQMIKGLVLLAAVIFDVYNKSRQA, from the coding sequence ATGGATATTGCAGAGCACGGGGCCGATGCCCCGCAAAAACAGGGGATCAGCGATTACCTTGTGCGCCACCTGCGCGAATACGGGCTGCTGTTTGCGCTGATCGCCATCATGGGCTTCTTTCAGATCGTGACCGGCGGCACGCTGCTGAAGCCGGTGAACGTCACCAACCTGCTGTTGCAGAACAGTTATATCGTCATCATGGCACTGGGTATGCTGATCGTCATTGTCAGCGGCAACATCGACCTGTCGGTGGGCTCTGTCATGGGGTTTGTCGGCGCGCTGGCGGCGGTCATGATCGTCGAATGGGAACAATCCACCGCCGTCACCATGATCACCTGCATGATTGCGGGCGGGTTGATCGGCGCGGCGCAGGGGTACTGGATCGCCTATTGGAAGATCCCGTCTTTTATCGTGACGCTGGCCGGGATGCTGGTGTTTCGCGGCGCGTCTCTGTGGCTGCTTGAAGGGCAGTCGCTGGGCCCCTTCCCGCGTGAATTCCAGATGCTGTCCAACGGCTTTGTCCCCGACATCTTTCCGGCGGGGTTCAGCGCCACTGTTGCGGAACTTTTGGGGCAAAAGCGGATAAACGTACTGGCGTTTGGAACCGGCCTTGTCGCCGCCGCGCTGATCCTGTGGATGGAGTTGAAGGCACGCGCCCAGAACCGCGCCTATGGTGTGATGGGCGAACCAAACGCGTTCTTTATCGCCCGCATCGGCATCATCTCGATTGCGCTGATCTTTATCCTGTTCAAGCTGTCGACCTTTCGGGGCCTGCCCAACGTGCTGATTACCATGGGCGTTCTGACGATCATCTATGCCTTTTTCACCGAACGCACCGTGATGGGTCGGCGCATCTATGCGCTGGGCGGCAATGAGAAAGCCGCCAAGCTGTCGGGGATCAAGACGGAACGGCTGACCTTTCTCGCCTTTACCAACATGGGTGTGCTGGCGGCGATCGCGGGCATGGTGTTTGCCGCGCGGCTGAACTCTGCCACGCCCAAGGCGGGCTTTGCGCTGGAACTGGACGTGATCGCCGCCGTCTTTATCGGCGGGGCCTCGATGTCTGGCGGTGTAGGCAAGATCGTCGGCGCGGTTGTCGGCGCCTTCCTGATGGGAGTGCTGAATAACGGCATGTCGATCATGGGCATCGGCATCGACTATCAACAGATGATCAAGGGGCTTGTGCTGCTCGCCGCCGTGATCTTCGACGTCTACAACAAATCAAGGCAGGCATGA
- a CDS encoding aldehyde dehydrogenase (NADP(+)), with amino-acid sequence MPDTYTPHGKHLIAGEWVASAATFASDPAHGPSHAYAIGTPELVDRACVAAEAAFESYGQTARADRAAFLHAIADEIEARGPQITQIGTQETGLPEARLNGERGRTTGQLRLFAEHILKGDYLDRRHDKALPDRAPLPRPDLKMVQRPIGPVAVFGASNFPLAFSTAGGDTASALAAGCPVVVKGHSAHPGTGEIVAEAIHAAIATCGIHPGTFSLIQGGKRDVGTALVQHPLIRAVGFTGSLGGGRALFDLCASRPEPIPFFGELGSVNPMFILPQATAARGAQIGTDWAASLTMGAGQFCTNPGIAVVETGPQGDALVAAAAEALKGVQTQCMLTDGIAEAYRNGKQRFDSRNPVRPVLTTDSEGRNAAPNLYETDAAQYLQDHSLGEEVFGPLGLVVRVSGADEMETLARGFEGQLTCTLHMDTGDTDLARRLMPVLERKAGRLLVNGFPTGVEVSDTMVHGGPYPASTNFGATSVGTMAIRRFLRPVCYQNFPDDLLPVDLR; translated from the coding sequence ATGCCCGACACCTACACCCCTCACGGCAAGCACCTGATCGCAGGCGAGTGGGTCGCCAGCGCGGCGACCTTTGCCTCTGACCCGGCGCACGGCCCGTCCCATGCCTATGCCATCGGCACCCCCGAGTTGGTCGACCGCGCCTGCGTCGCGGCAGAGGCGGCGTTCGAGAGCTATGGCCAGACCGCGCGCGCCGACCGCGCCGCGTTCCTGCACGCCATCGCCGATGAGATCGAGGCCCGCGGCCCGCAGATCACCCAGATCGGCACCCAGGAAACCGGCCTGCCAGAGGCCCGTCTGAACGGCGAACGCGGCCGCACCACCGGCCAGCTACGCCTCTTCGCCGAGCATATCCTCAAGGGCGACTATCTGGACCGCCGCCACGACAAGGCCCTGCCGGACCGCGCCCCGCTGCCGCGTCCCGACCTCAAGATGGTGCAGCGCCCGATCGGCCCGGTCGCCGTCTTTGGCGCGTCGAACTTTCCGCTCGCCTTTTCCACCGCCGGCGGCGACACCGCCAGCGCGCTGGCCGCCGGATGCCCGGTGGTGGTCAAGGGCCATTCCGCCCATCCCGGCACCGGCGAGATCGTCGCCGAGGCCATTCACGCCGCCATCGCCACCTGCGGCATCCATCCCGGCACCTTCAGCCTGATCCAGGGCGGCAAACGCGATGTCGGCACCGCCCTTGTCCAGCACCCGCTGATCCGCGCCGTCGGCTTTACCGGCAGCCTCGGCGGCGGGCGGGCGTTGTTCGACCTTTGCGCCAGCCGCCCCGAACCGATCCCCTTCTTCGGCGAGCTGGGCAGCGTCAACCCGATGTTCATCCTGCCGCAGGCGACAGCGGCGCGCGGGGCGCAGATCGGCACGGACTGGGCGGCCTCCCTGACCATGGGGGCCGGACAGTTCTGCACCAACCCCGGCATCGCCGTGGTGGAAACCGGCCCACAGGGCGACGCCCTGGTCGCCGCCGCGGCCGAGGCGTTGAAGGGCGTTCAGACCCAATGCATGCTCACCGACGGTATCGCCGAGGCGTATAGAAACGGTAAACAGCGCTTTGACAGCCGCAATCCGGTGCGCCCGGTGCTGACCACCGACAGCGAGGGCCGCAACGCCGCCCCCAACCTCTATGAGACCGACGCCGCGCAGTACCTGCAGGATCACAGCCTTGGCGAAGAGGTCTTCGGCCCCCTCGGCCTGGTGGTGCGCGTTTCTGGCGCCGACGAGATGGAAACCCTCGCCCGCGGTTTTGAGGGGCAACTGACCTGCACGCTGCACATGGATACCGGCGACACCGACCTTGCCCGCCGCCTGATGCCGGTGCTGGAACGCAAGGCCGGCCGCCTGCTGGTCAACGGCTTTCCCACCGGCGTCGAGGTCAGCGACACAATGGTCCACGGCGGACCCTACCCCGCCTCCACCAACTTCGGCGCAACATCCGTCGGAACCATGGCCATCCGCAGGTTCCTAAGACCCGTATGCTATCAAAACTTCCCAGATGACCTGCTCCCCGTTGATCTCAGGTGA
- a CDS encoding sugar-binding protein, with the protein MKKLLTATALLGALTAPAFAESHGGYTFALVPKAMNNPFFDLARDGCHAAQEELADVTCEYIGPGEHTELEQIQIVQDLITKGVDGIAVAPSNAPAMAKVLKGAMDAGIPVMTWDSDLLPEDIALRTTYVGTNNYNIGVHLAELVMARHPDGGTVCLQTGGAAAANHNERLLGARETLAGMDLGDPPGRMLDGDNGWTEISGCPLITNDDGNVAVQGMTDILAANPDLTAFLSTGAFTQWFDNAYRNAAEPYKGKMDAGELTIVVADTLPMQLAQTKDGLGNGLVGQRPYEMGYKAMYILKDIVEGKNVEDPIYTGLDICNNDNVDTCVK; encoded by the coding sequence ATGAAGAAACTACTGACTGCAACTGCGCTGCTTGGCGCATTGACCGCACCGGCTTTTGCCGAAAGCCATGGCGGCTACACCTTTGCGCTGGTGCCCAAGGCGATGAACAACCCGTTCTTCGATCTGGCGCGCGACGGCTGCCACGCCGCGCAAGAGGAACTGGCAGATGTGACCTGCGAATACATCGGCCCCGGTGAACACACCGAGCTTGAACAGATCCAGATCGTTCAGGACCTGATCACCAAGGGTGTTGACGGGATCGCGGTTGCGCCCTCAAACGCACCCGCCATGGCCAAGGTGCTGAAAGGCGCGATGGACGCGGGCATCCCGGTCATGACTTGGGACTCGGATCTGCTGCCAGAGGATATTGCCCTGCGGACCACCTATGTGGGCACCAACAACTACAACATCGGCGTTCATCTGGCCGAACTGGTGATGGCGCGTCACCCCGATGGCGGTACCGTCTGCCTGCAAACCGGTGGCGCGGCGGCGGCGAACCACAACGAGCGCCTGCTAGGCGCGCGCGAAACGCTGGCCGGCATGGATCTTGGCGATCCTCCGGGCCGGATGCTGGACGGCGACAACGGCTGGACCGAGATTTCGGGCTGTCCGCTGATCACCAACGATGACGGCAACGTCGCCGTTCAGGGCATGACCGACATTTTGGCCGCAAACCCGGACCTGACTGCGTTCCTGTCCACCGGCGCGTTTACACAGTGGTTCGACAACGCCTATCGCAACGCAGCCGAGCCCTACAAAGGCAAGATGGATGCGGGTGAGCTGACCATCGTGGTGGCTGACACGCTTCCGATGCAGCTTGCACAGACCAAGGACGGTCTGGGTAACGGCCTGGTTGGTCAACGCCCCTATGAAATGGGATACAAAGCCATGTATATCCTCAAGGATATTGTCGAGGGTAAAAACGTTGAGGACCCGATCTACACCGGGCTCGACATCTGCAACAACGACAACGTCGACACCTGCGTGAAGTGA
- a CDS encoding dihydrodipicolinate synthase family protein — MKTPLTGILPVAPTPFHDDGRVDEDGMRRVLDCIIDQGVDAICILANYSEQFLLSDEERATLMRISLEHVAGRVPVIVTISHFHTGIVVERAKSAQALGASMVMMMPPYHGVGLVPGEAGIYEHFQAVSDAIDIPIMVQDAPLSGCQLSVPLLVRMARELENVSYFKMEMPFAADKLAALIEAGGDHIVGPFDGEEAATLLADLDAGCTGTMTSGLQCEHIGVIIRSYMAGDKDAALAQWTRCLPLINHENRQCGLRATKVVMKEGGVIGSDHVRHPLKPMSARTRDRLLYLAGEMDLIALKWGK; from the coding sequence ATGAAAACGCCCCTGACCGGCATCCTGCCCGTGGCCCCCACGCCGTTCCATGACGATGGTCGCGTTGATGAGGACGGCATGCGCCGCGTGCTGGATTGTATCATCGACCAAGGCGTGGATGCGATCTGCATCCTCGCCAACTATTCGGAACAGTTTCTGCTGTCGGATGAGGAACGCGCTACCCTGATGCGGATCAGTCTGGAACACGTCGCGGGCCGTGTGCCGGTGATTGTCACCATCAGCCATTTTCACACCGGCATTGTCGTCGAGCGCGCAAAATCGGCGCAGGCGCTGGGGGCTTCGATGGTGATGATGATGCCGCCCTATCACGGTGTCGGACTGGTGCCCGGTGAGGCGGGGATCTATGAACATTTTCAGGCTGTTTCAGACGCCATCGACATCCCGATCATGGTGCAGGACGCACCGCTGTCCGGTTGTCAACTGTCGGTGCCGCTGTTGGTTCGCATGGCGCGCGAATTAGAAAACGTCAGCTATTTCAAGATGGAAATGCCCTTTGCCGCCGACAAGCTGGCCGCGCTGATCGAGGCGGGTGGCGATCACATCGTCGGCCCCTTTGACGGCGAAGAGGCCGCGACCCTGCTGGCCGATCTGGACGCAGGCTGTACCGGGACCATGACCTCGGGGCTGCAATGCGAACATATCGGTGTCATCATCCGCAGCTATATGGCAGGTGACAAGGACGCCGCCTTGGCGCAATGGACGCGCTGCCTGCCGCTGATCAACCACGAAAACCGCCAATGCGGTTTGCGCGCCACCAAGGTGGTGATGAAAGAGGGCGGCGTCATCGGGTCGGACCATGTACGCCACCCGCTCAAACCCATGTCCGCGCGCACGCGCGACCGCCTGCTGTATCTTGCGGGCGAGATGGACCTCATTGCCCTGAAATGGGGCAAATAA
- a CDS encoding LacI family DNA-binding transcriptional regulator produces the protein MTTSDRKTAWKGPTIHQVAEVSGVGPATVDRVLNNRPGVREQTRQRVRTAFEKLRQETSVTKPLRIALHCESGDGFNGEVRSAIAALHRSEPGVVVSSAFTVTYELDANAFAARLLEDGTRTDGSVVVAREHPAINGAIRQLRRKGKPVVCLTSDLPSSRRNTYVGNDQHAAGSVAAQVIGRSLPKTPLPVLLMMSVAFRSQKDREMGFRRVLRTSFPHLRIEEPLISDDSPDTTHRHLADYFAAHGVPPAIYNVAGANRGVAQALVETGCADDAILVGHELTPVSRGLLQAGTMDFIVAHDLKAELTQAVRWIGAFLEGVTSEPDATQILLHTRYNCGL, from the coding sequence ATGACCACATCAGATCGCAAGACTGCCTGGAAGGGTCCGACAATCCATCAGGTGGCCGAGGTGTCCGGCGTTGGCCCCGCAACGGTGGACAGGGTGTTGAACAACCGCCCCGGCGTCCGCGAGCAGACCCGCCAGCGGGTGCGCACGGCCTTTGAGAAGCTTCGGCAGGAAACCTCTGTGACCAAACCGCTGCGTATCGCGCTGCACTGCGAATCCGGTGACGGCTTTAACGGAGAGGTCAGATCGGCCATTGCGGCGCTGCACCGGAGTGAGCCGGGCGTCGTCGTGAGCAGCGCCTTTACCGTGACCTACGAACTGGACGCCAATGCCTTTGCCGCGCGTTTGCTGGAGGACGGCACCCGGACCGACGGCAGCGTGGTGGTGGCGCGAGAGCATCCCGCGATCAACGGCGCAATCCGGCAATTGCGTCGGAAGGGCAAGCCGGTTGTCTGCCTGACCAGCGATCTGCCCAGTTCGCGCCGCAACACCTATGTCGGCAATGACCAACACGCTGCGGGCAGCGTGGCGGCGCAGGTGATTGGCCGGTCTTTGCCAAAAACGCCCTTGCCTGTCCTGCTGATGATGAGCGTCGCCTTTCGCAGCCAGAAGGACCGTGAAATGGGCTTTCGCCGCGTGTTGCGCACCAGCTTTCCCCATCTGCGAATCGAGGAACCGCTGATTTCGGATGACAGCCCCGACACCACCCACCGACATCTGGCAGACTACTTTGCGGCACATGGTGTGCCGCCCGCGATCTACAATGTCGCCGGGGCCAACAGGGGCGTGGCCCAGGCTCTGGTGGAAACAGGCTGTGCGGACGACGCGATTCTTGTGGGTCATGAACTGACCCCAGTATCACGCGGGCTATTGCAGGCAGGGACTATGGATTTCATCGTGGCGCATGACCTGAAAGCTGAGTTGACGCAAGCGGTCCGCTGGATCGGTGCCTTTCTGGAAGGTGTGACCAGTGAACCGGACGCGACGCAGATCCTGCTGCATACACGGTACAATTGCGGGCTGTGA
- a CDS encoding ATP-binding cassette domain-containing protein codes for MSLMELRQVTKSFGAIHALNGVDLKLEPGEAVGLMGDNGAGKSTLMKIIAGNFPPTTGEIRIEDKRVHFTKPIDARENGIEIVYQDLALCDNLTAGANVFLGRELKKGFWPFRKLDHQAMNTRAGELFGELKSETRPRDLVKQMSGGQRQAVAIARTRLSEPKLVLMDEPTAAISVRQVAEVLNLIKRLKDQGHAVILVSHRMPDVFEVCDRVAVLRRGTKVADKKITDTSPEEVTGLIIGAIQAA; via the coding sequence ATGAGCTTGATGGAGCTCAGGCAAGTAACCAAGAGCTTCGGCGCGATCCATGCGTTGAACGGGGTCGATCTGAAACTGGAACCGGGCGAAGCCGTCGGCCTGATGGGCGACAACGGCGCGGGAAAATCGACGTTGATGAAGATCATCGCCGGCAATTTCCCCCCGACAACCGGCGAAATCCGGATCGAGGATAAGCGCGTCCATTTCACCAAACCCATTGACGCCCGCGAAAACGGAATCGAGATCGTCTATCAGGATTTGGCGCTGTGCGACAACCTGACAGCAGGTGCCAATGTCTTTCTGGGACGTGAGCTGAAAAAGGGTTTCTGGCCTTTCCGCAAGCTGGATCATCAGGCCATGAACACCCGCGCCGGTGAGTTGTTCGGAGAGTTGAAGTCAGAAACCCGCCCCCGCGATCTGGTCAAGCAGATGTCAGGTGGTCAGCGTCAGGCGGTGGCCATCGCCCGCACCCGTTTGTCAGAGCCCAAGCTGGTGCTGATGGACGAACCCACCGCCGCCATTTCAGTCCGGCAAGTCGCCGAGGTGTTGAACCTCATCAAGCGGCTCAAGGATCAGGGCCACGCCGTCATCCTTGTCAGCCACCGGATGCCCGACGTCTTTGAGGTTTGCGACCGGGTTGCCGTGCTGCGGCGCGGGACCAAGGTTGCCGACAAGAAAATCACGGATACCAGCCCGGAAGAAGTGACCGGCCTCATCATCGGAGCGATCCAGGCAGCATGA